Genomic DNA from Perognathus longimembris pacificus isolate PPM17 chromosome 6, ASM2315922v1, whole genome shotgun sequence:
AAGGAAGAGACTTTGTGAGTTCCGGAGAAGCTACTGGCCCAAAGCTTAATTCAAGTTTTTGgtcagttccagggcttgaactgggcgctttccctgagcctcttgtgctcaaggctagagctctaccacttgagccatggccccacttccagtttttgagtggttaactggagatggagagtcttttttttgggccagtcctggggcttggactcagggcctgagcactgtccctggcttcttcttgctcaaggctagcactctgccaattgagccacagcgccccttctggccattttctgtatatgtggtgctggggaaccgaacccagggcctcatgtatatgaggcaagcactcttgccactaggccatatccctagtccGAGATGGAGAGTCTTGAGGGGACTTTTCCccttggactggcttccaactgcgaccctcagttctcagtctcctaccTTAACCTCCTGAGTCTGAATTATAGTCCTGTACCACCATGTCTGACCACctggggaactttttttttttttttttttttgccagtcctggggcttggactcagggcctgagcactgtccctggcttctttttgctcaaggctagcactctgccacttgagccacagtgccacttctggccgttttctgtatatgtgatgctggggaattgaacccagggcctcatgtataggaggcaagaactctttgccactaggccatatccccagcaccctgGGGAACTCTTAAAAGTCCCAACTGTTGGGCTGGGCAtttggcttagtggcaaagtgcttgcctcgtatacatgaagtcctgggtttgattcctcagcaccacatctatagaaaaagccagaagtggcactgtggctcaagtggtagagtgctagccttgagcaaaaagaagccagggacagtgctcaggccccgagttcaagccccaggactggcaaaaaaaacaaaacacaagtaaGTCCCAATAGTCAGATTGGCCTCTGAGCAATTAAATCAGAATGGCCcaattttaaagatttaaaagatCATCAGTTGACTCCACTGTACAGCAATtttgggttttgctttgttttatttttcttttgtcggtcatggggcttgaactcggcctggccCTGTCGCTGAGCTGCtcagcttaagactagcactctaccacttgaaccacagtgccacctccagttttctggtggttaattggagataagagtcttatataggctttcctgcctagctttgaactacaatactcagatctcagactcctgagtagctaggattacaggcgtgagccactggggtgccgacttttttttgttggttggtttgtttttgccagtcctggggctttgactcagcactgtccctggcttctttttgcttaaggctagcactctatcacttgggccacagcaccacttctaactttttctgtttctgtggtgctaagggaatccaacccagggcttcatgtatgctaggcaagcattttactgctaagcaacattcccagttccccccccccctttttttaatgttttttgtttgtttgtttatgtggtactgaggaatggaacccagggccttatgcatgctagacaagcattctaccactaagccacattcccagcctgtacaACAGGTTTAAGAGCTTATATTCAATGTGAAAGGCTGAGCCTAGTAATTTCTCAGGATTTTACCAGCCAGAAATTTACTAGGTACTTTAAGGCTGTGAAGCTCAACTTAGACACTGTCATTTGTTCTGTATTATGTAAGAACAATAAATGTACATGAAGAAAGAAGTTGAAAGGTTTTGTAATACATATAGTCATTCCTTCTGTTATATTAAACTAGAGTAAAACTATCCCTCTGCACACAGTCCAGATGAAGCACTGGTGAGATATTAAATCACGAGACTCCCAAAAGGAGAAGATGACTGGCTCTTACCGGTAAAGCTCCTCTTTGTCCCGCTTGTAGAAGCGCAGGAAGAACATGTGGATGGGTAATCCCACAAGGCGCCAGCGGGCTTGCAGCGTCCAGTTCTCAGGGTGGCGGGTTAGTTGTAGAATCTCCAATCGAAGTTGTGCAAAGTAGTTCCAGGCCAGGAAGCGACAAAGAGTTAGGGACAGAATGTACCATGCCCGGCCTCTGTGAAGAGGAATAAGAAGATTTTCATTAATGGCAAGATCAAAACACCATACTGGCTTCTGTCCAAAGAATGGGGAGAACTTGTGAGAGCAGCCTAGAACCTTCTCTGGGAAAAGGGTCTccaccctttcctccctccaaggCCTCATCCCGGCCCCCGTTCTCACTTGGTGCGAATGTTGAGGATCCCATTGATGAATTCCACATCTGATGAATAGAGAGAATAGTCGTGGGAGTGAAGGAAGAGGTTGGGAAGCTAGGTAGAAGAAGATGGTGTCAActcagtgggaaagaaaacatactaTTAGAGTTTCAAtttattggatttttttgttgttgtttgtttttccgaGATAGGGCCTCACTAGGTAGctaggtctggccttgaactcctgcgTCTACTCCCTCTACCTCTGGAGTGGTGGGATGGCCTATACTAGCACaccgccatgtctggctttttagttTTCTAATTTTAGGGCTCAGCCCCTTGAATGAAGTCTCATCCAATCCCATGCTAACCTCCCTTAGTCCACATGGAGGAGCATCCTTTCCTCAGGACTAGGTTGTAGATCTGCCTCCTGGTTCTGAGGAAGAACTCAGTTCCCTAACCTATCTCCAATGACGGCCCACATCCTTCCTCCCTGCAGATGGCCATTTGTGAacccacttacctcttgtcttaGTTTCTCATACATCGCAGCCAGGTGCTCTTCCATACTAGGATCTCCTGAAGGGGCGGCAGGGGAAGGGTGGGCAGTCCCAGGGGCTTGGAAAGGTATCAAACCCTCAGGAGGTCCCTCAAAAAGGCTCCTAAGCCCATCAAGGCACCCACTGTGCAATTCGGGCCCtggtccctcctcccccttttctggAGGGAGAACCACCCATGGTGAGTTGAGGGTCAGGAcctgagagagaggaagagggggaagctgggaaggggacagggttGGAGGACGTGGAGGTGGAGGAGACCAGAAAagaggagaagatggagaagTGGCAGTTGTAGAGTGGGGCCAGAAGGGTGGGAATGGGAGAGTCCGTGGAGAAAGCTGATCCTAAGGAGACAGAAGGGAAACAAGAATCAGATGCCTAAAGCTTTATTCAAGCTATGCTTGTTAACAGATTTGCAATTCCAccttcatcattattattatctctaaatagttgtacaatgcctgtaatcctagctattcaggaggctggtatctgaggaccacagtgcaaagccagtcagagcaacacagtctgtgagattctgtttttttttttttttgccagtcctgggccttggactcagggcctgagcagtgtccctggcttctcttttgctcaaggctagcactctgccacttgagccacagcgccacttctggccattttctatatatgtggtgctggggaatcgaacccagggcttcatgtatacaaggcaagcgctcttgccactaggccatattcccagcccaagtctgtgagattcttatcaccaattaatcaccagaaaaccggaagtggagctgtgactcaaagtgggagAATGTTTAGCctagagtggaaaagctcagggacagtgccccacgagtgacaaaaataaataggcaTAACAAGGGGCTTCAGTTCAATGTCCATTTTTGGATGATGCAATTGAGTGTATTTTGACCAGTGTCagcccttccatctttcttcatCCTCTCCATctactactttgtgtgtgtgtgtgtgtgtgtgtgtgtgtgtgcgcgcgtgtgtgtatgtgagagagtgggagaaagagagagagagaatactcaggcttgaactcaggcctgggcactgtcccttagctttttgctcatggctagtgctctaacacttgagcctcagctccagtttcagctttttgctaaatTGTAGATAATattctcctagactttcctgctccagctggctttgaacagtgattctcagatctcagccccctgagcagctaggattacagacctgagccacctgtgtctggctCTACCGACAACTCAGCAGAAGagatgtatctttttttctttttgcaccagtcccggggcttgaactcaggacctgggcactgtctctgagcttcttttgctcaaggctaacactctactacttgcaacacagtgccacatctggctttctctgtttatgtggtactgagaaatcgaacccagggctaggcaagccacattcccagcccgagagatGGAATTactaaagggaaaaagaaatggactaATAATCTCTACTGAAAACAAGAGGAAACATAAACACAAGTACAAATACCTGCCCCAAGTGTTAAGGAGCACCCTAAGATCCCAACAGTTTGGGGGAAGTTCCGCCTCTCTGATTGCAAGAATCCTAAGAATGCCTGTTCAATGAACAGGTTTTATTACACTGTGAATGAAATGAATGACCGCGGCAAGAGTAGTTGAGAACATGCAGGTGGAGATAGAGGAATGTGCGTTCAGTTCTCTTGTGTAACCTTCGGCGACGTTCTCACTCCCTAGGCCTGCTTCCTATAAACGTCCTCTTATAAAGGAGGGCAATAAAGACTCACTGGGTTATTACGAGGGCTGTATGAgataataatgtatataaaacTTCGAGGCGAGTGTTAAAGGTGGACTGTTTCATCTTTGGCTGTGAGCGCAGGAGGTCACCCAAAGTCATTACTGACCCGGCTCCCCAGGAAGCCCTGGGGGCGGGCCGTGCCGGGCCCCGGCCCCAGTCCGCATGTCCTAAGAGGCCCTTTCCTGGCCGGGGCGTGGTGATCTTGACAGCCGGGGACCGGGGTCCCAACCTGACCCACCCAGAAAGAAGTTCCTGCCGTGACCGCTCTCTAGGTGCAGGAGGCGCGGGCTGCACGGCCAGGCCCGCGGTCCTGGCCCGAGCGGGGACGCTTAGGAGCGGCGAGGCGGCCCAGCGGCTCCCCTCGCCACCCTGCCCTTCAAATCACCTCCAGGCGCAGGTAACCGCGGACTCGGGCGCGGCGGAcacgccccgccgcccccccgccAGGCAGAGCCGCCAGCCCGGCATGGGTCGCGGGCAGGCAGCACCTCCTCCCTCTCCCGCACGACCCCGGGCCAGTCCACGCGCCGTCCGGAGCAGGTGGGCAGGGGCGGCGGGGTGCCACTGCGCCTGCGCGGGACCCGGCGCGCTCCGCCCCACGCACCGGCTCCGAGGAGGGTCTCTTCCCGCCCCCTCGCGTCCGCTCCCGCTGCTCTGCTCTCACCTGGGGTCGAACCTGGTAGGCGCGGAGGCAGGGGCCAAGACGCAGGGCCGCTCCCCGACTGGGATTGTACATGATCTTCCGGGAGTGGAGAGGGCGCCTGCCGAGTCCGGCCTCCGGCCTTCTCACCGGGGTGAGCGCGCCCCGGAGCCGGCTTcgtgaaggggaaagggagggaggggggggccaAGAGCCTGAGGGAAGGGAAACGGAGATGTTGCGCGCTTGCGCACTGCGGGCTCCTGGGAGGCAGCTGAGCGCCGGGTCTGCCGAGACTGCGCCTGCGCTAGTCGGACCGGAGGCTGTCCTGGGGCGCTTGCGCACTACGCCCTGCTTGCGCCAAAAGCTGTGGCTGAAGGCGGGTTTTAAAATGTGAGGAGTGGGTGTGATTGAAATAATGACAGACTGGTTTTTTAATAACTCatgattagaaaaataaattctttattgTCCTGGTTAAAAATAAGATACAAATGATTCAGAATGGATAGGAAAgtggtgaatgaatgagtgaaccaATAAATCCACGAGGAGTGCGGCTTGGCTGTGTCCTTTAGTGAAGGAAAAATTATGCTTTGAAAGGGtgcgggatgggggagggggcctgtGGTCACCAGGGCCTGGTGCTGCGAAGTTCCTGCAGGTTGCGAATGAACCTGGCGTTGAATATGTCTCCACCCACTGTCCAGGACGGGGCTGgtggagcctgggcctggggagGAACTGTGTGCGTGGGTTCCTCCGCAGACCCATCCTGTGACAAGACCTGCTTCTGAGTGGCAGACCTGGTGGGCGAGGAGGACAGTGAATTACAGAGGCAAGGATGTGGAGATTAAGGTTAGGTACCAAATCTTAATGTAGAGGACACTTGATGGATATGCAACCAAGGAATTAATACTGTGTCCAAACTCAACCCCTGAGAATGGCAAAGCGAAGCACCAGACTTCCACCTATGGAGAGAGAGGCTTGTACCATGTTAGTTAGGACTTGTGGGAGGAGCTGCTGTCCAAACAGTAAGATTTAGGAGATAGGAATAGATGAGAGGAGAGTAATGTTAGTCAGGTATTGGGAGCTGTCTCAGAAGGGGTTTAGACCTCACCTATTCTCTGTTTCCCGTTCCCCCTCCTTCGATCCCTGGTTGCCTGTGGAAATACCAGGCATGTGCATGGGGAGATTGGAGTAGACAGTGTTTGGCTTACTGGATTTGAGGATAAGGAGAAATGAATATTTACCTTTATTGAGGGACGGAGAATTCAGGCCCCCATGGCGGCTGTAGCAGCAACTTTGGGCTACCAGCCCTGGGGAAGTCCCCCTGTAGAATAAATGGGAGATGATGGGAAAGAGGCTACAGGATGAAAGATGGGTGGGTATGAAGGATTAGAGGAAAAGAATAAGAGAACCAGCACAGGAACAAAGAGGGTAATTATTGTTCCTAAGAGGCTCTAATCTAAGCTTTGCCCCAGAAAAGGGATGAGAGTTCATTTAACATCCCAAGACTTCCTGAAGTAGTGCGAATACATTTCCTTATTCTAACTGAGGTAATGCATAGTGTGATCTAAACCATattatttgcaaagaaaaaagccaggcactggtggttcatgcctgtgagcttagccactcaggaggctgagatctaggatcagagttcaaagccagcctgggcaggaaagtccatgaggctcttacctccaactagttaccaaaattaattttttatttaaaagccaggaggagagctgtggctcaggtggtagagcactagccttgagccattaAACCTTGGGGACAATGCACAGGTCCAGGCCATGTCTCCAGGACttcaggaccggcacacacacaaaaagagaatcTGTTGGGACTTGATGTTTGGTTTGGAAAACATGGTTACCTGAGTATAGGATACCTCagactaggctgggaatgtggcttagtggtaagagtgcttgtaggcaagcatgcatgaagccctgggttcaattcctcagcaccacataaacagaaaaagccagaagtggcgctgtggctcaagtggtagagtgctagcattgagcaaaaagaagctcaagataCCTCAGACTAGAGGGAAGTAGGGAGTAACAAAACCAAATTTAGGAGAGAGCTTTTGGAGAATGACAAATGGACTACCAGTGGAAGTAAGGGTTTGTCTTGAGACGAGAGAGACAGCCAAGGGATTTGTGGGACAGACATCAGGGAATCACAGAGCAGGAAGAGGAATCCAGAGAGCAGTCATGAGATCATTAGTGGAGCCCAAGACACTGGTAAGTCTTGACATCCCAGGGCAAAGGAGAAGTTACTGGGAGAACTGGAGAACAGAAGCCTACCCAGAGGGGTCCGCCTGCTACTTAAGAGGAGACCCAACCTGCAAACAACAATGGAGAGAGGCAGACAGCAGATGCTGGAGGAGGTAGTGAGGCTCCAGGAGAGGAGGTTCTGAAGGACTCAGAAGGGAACATAATGAGAAGGACAGGGGTCTGATACCCCGGAAAAACAAGGGGTGGGACACAAACCAGGCTGACAccttaaattccttttttttttcctttatggtactttttttttctcattgaaaatgtcaatttagaaaacacaaaagaatTCACACTTTATTCAGACAacacagagagggagaagaaaagggaggaataGGGAGAGGGAGATCCTGCTCCCAAGGATTAAAGGGGCACAGTGGGGTACCTGGTCTACCATACATACATTcagagggtggggaaggaagggccTTTCTATATGCTGGGCATGGAGCAGGGAAGGGAGTCTGGCtatgaagggaagaggagagaaaggccaGTGGAGAGTGGCCGTGTCTCATCTCAAGACAATCTCACAAGACAGGCATGTATTCGCATATCTACCAGGGAGGTGTGGGATGAACGGGATTCCAGGATTTAACAGATCCTCGAGACCCAGGCCTATCTACAGAAACACGAGTAAAAGGAATCCCAGGGCCTTTGCTGGGATTTCCTGCCAAGAAACCGAGTCCTTCAGAGACTCTGGATCTGGGGGAAGCAGTGGTGTCTCCTTTAGAGACCCCAAAGCCACATCAGCTTAGAGGTTCCCTGGCATTGACACACAATATGTGAAAATGAGGAGTTTGGCAATGTGGAGTGGAACTCCTTTGGGGAGCCAGTGAGTTCCTGTCCTACCTGACTGGGCGGCTCTGAAGAAGAGCTCGCTTCTTGGCTGGCATTAGCAGGCTGAGAGGGTGATCAGTGCAGTGGGTGGCATAAAGCAGTATAGAGCCACCAGTGGCCACTGTAGAGGGAACTGGGATATTTTTACATGGACAGAACTTGAGAGGTTTCCCTGGAAGAAGAAGGCCCTTAGGCCTGTGGTGGTCTGGAGTCTGCTGGCAAGCCAGTGTGCTtctctagatactcaggaggagcCGCCCAGGCGGGGCCTAGGGGTCTGGCAACAGATCAGGCTGTCTGTGGGAGAGTTCAGAGCCCAGGTTGGGAGAACGAGGGTGCCTTCTCTGATAAGAAAAGCTACAAAGTATTGGGCTATTTGGGACCCTGACAACCCAGTTgtccaagaaaggagaaggagggctCTGACGGGTCCTGCCAGGTCCCACTGGGTCCTGAAGGCTGCAGCAGAAGAGTGGGTCAGGTTCTCAGGGAGAAAGGACTGCCCACCCCAGGTCTCCCGTGGacacagagggaaagggggaggatggtCAGTAGCGGCTCTCATCAGAGCGGGGAAGGGAGCTATGGAGGGATGTTATggacaggaggaagggagagggaagatgggggagagagaaaaacagagcagTCAGAGTTGAAGAAGtgcagagaaataaagaagaagccCACCTCTGGCCTGCTGGGAAGGGCTCTGGGCACAAGGCATTGGCCTTGGAGCCCAAGGGCTCCCAAAGTGTGACACACACCCCAACTCCGCAAGTGCTAAACCGACATTCCCTGTCCCTGAAGGCTGGGGGCACCCAGGGGAACCCCAAGTCTTCCCATTCTTCCACACAACCCGCTCACCAACACCACTATCTGTGCTTCCTACAAGCTCTAATCtgctcctttgttctttttcccaGAGCACTTCCACAAATCTATGtcaatgtatttttcttaaaaaggtTTTAAAGCTCCtcttcccatccacccatcacTGTTTCATACTTCACACCTCTGACCTTCTAGTGAGCTCCTGACAGGCTTGAGGCTGGTTACCTGGTGCGGCGCCGCTGGGCCGGGCTGCCCCCAGGGTCGGTGGCCAGCAGCAGGCGggccgtggggtggggaggacagaGGCGCAGAGAACGCAGCAACTCCTGCTCTGGCACAAAAGGGCGGAGGGGACCCCGATCTGGGGAGTTTCCCAGGCTGCTGGAGCgcgggggtgggtgggttggaggtgtggcacGGCGAGGGGCCCTGTTTAGGGGCCAAGGGGGCTCCACAGCTACCTTCAGAactggggagaggaagaaagagcgggacaaaaggaaaaggagagaggggtcATGACACAAGGATCAGGAAGAAAACAGTTATTTTGAAGGGCATCATTCTTCTCTGGGCCCCTAAGCACCCTCTTTCTTAGTGTTAAGATCCCGAGCCTGGGCGGGGAATGTgacttcatggtagagtgcttgtctagcatgcatgaaaccctgggttcgattcctcagaaccacacaaatagaaagcagaaaaagccggaagtggtgctatgtgcTAGTTTTGGGctttaagaagccagggacagtgctcaggcactgggttcgagccccaggactggggggggggggaaaaggctcagggacagtgccaagaccttagttcaagctgtaggactgggggtgggggggctccccaAGCCTGTTCAcccttccccagcccctcttacacTCTCTGTCACTGGAAGAGTATGGCTTAATGTCTCCTTCTGCCCTCTTGGGTGGCAGCTTCCTTGCtggagctggtggggggggggagtggggagcagaCAAAGGGAGGCATTAGAAAACACTCTTtgcacccctcctccccaccactcCCCACATCCCCCCCAAACCTCTGCTCCCTGTCACCACAGTTCCTTCTGGGAATGCCATCACAGAAGCCGTGCTGTGGCAAAGCCAGCACACCAAAGGaagtttgggggtgggagggataaTGCTGGAGCACTTTTGGGGAGAGCCAGGAGGAGTAGGCCAAACACAGTTACAGGAGAAAAACCCTAGGGGAGATTGGGGCCTGGGAGGTGCAGGGAAAGGCGGCCGAGGGGGAGGCGAGCTCTTACTGTCCGTGGGTGCTGTCAGGCCCCCCTGGGGTTCTGGGGCAGTGGAATGGTCCCAGCTAGGCCAGCGAGGACCCTGAGTTCCTCTAGATGAGATGGACAAAGCCCTTGGTTAATTGGGAAATGCTCTGGAGAAGTCAGAGGAGGGTGGGATAGGTAGAACCTCTCCTTCCTGGGCAAAAAGATGTGGAGACTAAAATTTTATCAAGCTAAGAGAAAAAGGATGAGGAAAAATTATAGGCATCCAAGAAGCTGCTATCTGCACGCAGGAGTTGACGGATGTCTGGCCAATGCTCAGCCCCCGTTCCCTCTTAGGTTCTTCATGGTGGGACAGAGCACCCTGCGGGCTGACTCGCTGAAGCCTTGGCTAGCGCATTCCCTGCGCAGCTGCATCCTCGTTGTTCTCCTGCCTGCGCAGGACGCACACAGGTGCAGCTCTAGAAGCCAGCGGAGGCCTGCAGAGGAAGAGCCTCGCAGTGTCTGATGCTGGCGAATGCTAACCACAGGCCACACACTGTTCTCTCTCTAGGCTGGATGTTATTCCCTTCCCTGGGGACAGAGGGAAGGTGCGGGCCAGCTGCAAGGCCAGCGCAGGCAAGGGCCCTTCTGTACCAGCCGCACTGCACAGCCAGTGGGGGCCGCACCTCTCTCCTGGAGGATGTGCTGAGGGAAGGGGCCAGGCTGCGAGATGAacgtgtgggtgtgggtgtggagaTGGGATGGAGAACCTGCCCAGCACTGCAAATTTGATTTCTCCAGGTCAGTTGCCTTTATGTAGTTCAAAGTACTataagcccagtgctggtggctcatgcttgcaatcctactcaggatctgaggttcaaagccaacctaggcagaagaGTCTAGGATAGTCTTATTTCCCAccaagcagcaaaaagctagaagtggaggtatggtgcaggtggtacagtgccagccttaagcaaaggagCCAAGtgaaagctcaaggccttgagttcaggcctcaatacacacacaaaaaagttacaAATATTGAAAGTTATCTTCTAAAATTACTGTTTCAACTTCGGACTATGCCAAgactggaaatggaaggactgccTGCAGTGGCCCGTCCCTGCCTGACTGGGAGAAGCCTGGGAATTTACAAAGGAAAGTCACTGTGGCCTATTTTCTGGATCAAAGTGAGAGAGATTCCGTTGACATGGATCTTTAAACAGGCTCTGAAGAGCTTGAAAACCTGGCCTCCTGGTATGGGGTTGAGGGCGAGGTCTATTGGTAGAGCTCGTTCTTTAGCATTTGAGAGGCCCACAGACTCTCGGCAAGAATAAATACACTGTGTTCCTGTGAGGGCAAAGGCAAACCGGGGTGACTGCTGGCAACTGAGGGTGTTCTGAACTTTTCTGAAATAGCCCACAGAGAGCACTGCTGGAGCCTCTAGAGAAATTCGCCATCACTGTCCTACAGTTCTACCCATTCAATGCAGGCTTTACCAGCAGGCACGGGGTCAACCGCAGCAGCACGCGAGTGTCGAGTTGCCCTCAAAGAAGGAGCTGGGGGCCCTGTGAGGAAGGAAGTGGCGGTGGCCCTCAGTGGGGGCCAGTGGGACCAGgagccccttctttccttcccctttcccagctATGGAGCCAGCATAAGGTGAGGAGACTTACGGTGCTGATGCGCAAAGAAGCCTTCAAAGATCACAAAGTTGTTCACCTAGAAGATAAGGCAAACAAAATATAGTTGTCTGTTCAACCACTCCGCACTTACTGGATCTCAGCACTTGTTCCAGAAGGAATAAAAGAGACTTTTGCAAGGAACAAAAGCCAGTTCTTGTCCTTGGTGACAAATCAGTCAAAATCCCAGACCCCAA
This window encodes:
- the LOC125352768 gene encoding alpha-tubulin N-acetyltransferase 1 isoform X2, yielding MEFPFDVDALLPERITVLDQHLRPPARRPGTTTPARVDLQQQIMTIVDELGKASAKAQHLPAPITSASRMQSNRHVIYVLKDTSARPAGKGAIIGFLKVGYKKLFVLDDREAHNEVEPLCILDFYIHESVQRHGHGQELFQYMLQKERVEPHQLAIDRPSQKLLKFLNKHYNLETTVPQVNNFVIFEGFFAHQHPPARKLPPKRAEGDIKPYSSSDREFLKVAVEPPWPLNRAPRRATPPTHPPPRSSSLGNSPDRGPLRPFVPEQELLRSLRLCPPHPTARLLLATDPGGSPAQRRRTRGTSPGLVAQSCCYSRHGGLNSPSLNKGSWPPPPSLSPSRSRLRGALTPVRRPEAGLGRRPLHSRKIMYNPSRGAALRLGPCLRAYQVRPQDQLSPRTLPFPPFWPHSTTATSPSSPLFWSPPPPRPPTLSPSQLPPLPLSQVLTLNSPWVVLPPEKGEEGPGPELHSGCLDGLRSLFEGPPEGLIPFQAPGTAHPSPAAPSGDPSMEEHLAAMYEKLRQELPNLFLHSHDYSLYSSDVEFINGILNIRTKGRAWYILSLTLCRFLAWNYFAQLRLEILQLTRHPENWTLQARWRLVGLPIHMFFLRFYKRDKEELYRTYDAYSTFYLNSSGLICRHHLDKMMPSHSPPSPVKKLLVGALVTLGLSEPEPNFNVCPKA
- the LOC125352768 gene encoding alpha-tubulin N-acetyltransferase 1 isoform X1, whose product is MEFPFDVDALLPERITVLDQHLRPPARRPGTTTPARVDLQQQIMTIVDELGKASAKAQHLPAPITSASRMQSNRHVIYVLKDTSARPAGKGAIIGFLKVGYKKLFVLDDREAHNEVEPLCILDFYIHESVQRHGHGQELFQYMLQKERVEPHQLAIDRPSQKLLKFLNKHYNLETTVPQVNNFVIFEGFFAHQHRPPAPSLRATRHSRAAAVDPVPAAPARKLPPKRAEGDIKPYSSSDREFLKVAVEPPWPLNRAPRRATPPTHPPPRSSSLGNSPDRGPLRPFVPEQELLRSLRLCPPHPTARLLLATDPGGSPAQRRRTRGTSPGLVAQSCCYSRHGGLNSPSLNKGSWPPPPSLSPSRSRLRGALTPVRRPEAGLGRRPLHSRKIMYNPSRGAALRLGPCLRAYQVRPQDQLSPRTLPFPPFWPHSTTATSPSSPLFWSPPPPRPPTLSPSQLPPLPLSQVLTLNSPWVVLPPEKGEEGPGPELHSGCLDGLRSLFEGPPEGLIPFQAPGTAHPSPAAPSGDPSMEEHLAAMYEKLRQELPNLFLHSHDYSLYSSDVEFINGILNIRTKGRAWYILSLTLCRFLAWNYFAQLRLEILQLTRHPENWTLQARWRLVGLPIHMFFLRFYKRDKEELYRTYDAYSTFYLNSSGLICRHHLDKMMPSHSPPSPVKKLLVGALVTLGLSEPEPNFNVCPKA
- the LOC125352768 gene encoding alpha-tubulin N-acetyltransferase 1 isoform X5, giving the protein MEFPFDVDALLPERITVLDQHLRPPARRPGTTTPARVDLQQQIMTIVDELGKASAKAQHLPAPITSASRMQSNRHVIYVLKDTSARPAGKGAIIGFLKVGYKKLFVLDDREAHNEVEPLCILDFYIHESVQRHGHGQELFQYMLQKERVEPHQLAIDRPSQKLLKFLNKHYNLETTVPQVNNFVIFEGFFAHQHPPARKLPPKRAEGDIKPYSSSDREFLKVAVEPPWPLNRAPRRATPPTHPPPRSSSLGNSPDRGPLRPFVPEQELLRSLRLCPPHPTARLLLATDPGGSPAQRRRTRGTSPGLVAQSCCYSRHGGLNSPSLNKGNQGSKEGERETENRSATQKQVLSQDGSAEEPTHTVPPQAQAPPAPSWTVGGDIFNARFIRNLQELRSTRPW
- the LOC125352768 gene encoding alpha-tubulin N-acetyltransferase 1 isoform X4 produces the protein MEFPFDVDALLPERITVLDQHLRPPARRPGTTTPARVDLQQQIMTIVDELGKASAKAQHLPAPITSASRMQSNRHVIYVLKDTSARPAGKGAIIGFLKVGYKKLFVLDDREAHNEVEPLCILDFYIHESVQRHGHGQELFQYMLQKERVEPHQLAIDRPSQKLLKFLNKHYNLETTVPQVNNFVIFEGFFAHQHRPPAPSLRATRHSRAAAVDPVPAAPARKLPPKRAEGDIKPYSSSDREFLKVAVEPPWPLNRAPRRATPPTHPPPRSSSLGNSPDRGPLRPFVPEQELLRSLRLCPPHPTARLLLATDPGGSPAQRRRTRGTSPGLVAQSCCYSRHGGLNSPSLNKGNQGSKEGERETENRSATQKQVLSQDGSAEEPTHTVPPQAQAPPAPSWTVGGDIFNARFIRNLQELRSTRPW
- the LOC125352768 gene encoding alpha-tubulin N-acetyltransferase 1 isoform X3 produces the protein MEFPFDVDALLPERITVLDQHLRPPARRPGTTTPARVDLQQQIMTIVDELGKASAKAQHLPAPITSASRMQSNRHVIYVLKDTSARPAGKGAIIGFLKVGYKKLFVLDDREAHNEVEPLCILDFYIHESVQRHGHGQELFQYMLQKERVEPHQLAIDRPSQKLLKFLNKHYNLETTVPQVNNFVIFEGFFAHQHRPPAPSLRATRHSRAAAVDPVPAAPARKLPPKRAEGDIKPYSSSDREFLKVAVEPPWPLNRAPRRATPPTHPPPRSSSLGNSPDRGPLRPFVPEQELLRSLRLCPPHPTARLLLATDPGGSPAQRRRTRGTSPGLVAQSCCYSRHGGLNSPSLNKGKYSFLLILKSSKPNTVYSNLPMHMPGISTGNQGSKEGERETENRSATQKQVLSQDGSAEEPTHTVPPQAQAPPAPSWTVGGDIFNARFIRNLQELRSTRPW